A stretch of the Channa argus isolate prfri chromosome 9, Channa argus male v1.0, whole genome shotgun sequence genome encodes the following:
- the LOC137133301 gene encoding coiled-coil domain-containing protein 141-like isoform X3: MKRKESVKTEKHEKTGKSIRSMRKPSETDETVECGRQEVGSIIIRDGGEKEGNKNPSFTTLSTIAIQAGRSQIVISILKSGSLVHLQLVQVHPGLCEIGLSKAENQTLIQEQQQLIEKLKKYEREVLAVVERSRQTEMKKRDEGMMEQKKSIKTKKEEVVNKAMAASLSEGWSLLLHLLERRQEVLTLASDFYNRTQEDFNRGRGHEGADTPLSEHQR; the protein is encoded by the exons atgaaaagaaaggaatcagtgaaaacagaaaagcacGAGAAAACTGGAAAAAGTATTAGAAGTATGAGAAAACCTT CAGAAACTGATGAGACTGTGGAATGTGGAAGACAAGAGGTGGGAAGTAtcatcatcagagatggaggagaaaaggaaggaaacaaGAATCCTTCTTTCACCACTCTCAGCACCATTGCCATCCAGGCCGGCAGGTCACAGATAGTCATCTCTATCCTCAAG agTGGATCCCTGGTCCACCTCCAACTCGTACAGGTCCATCCTGGCCTCTGCGAGATTGGATTGAGTAAGGCTGAAAATCAGACACTGATCCaggaacagcagcagctgatagAGAAACTCAAG AAATATGAGAGGGAAGTGTTAGCTGTGGTTGAAaggagcagacagacagagatgaagaagagggATGAAGGGATGATGGAGCAGAAGAAGAGCATCAAAACTAAGAAGGAAGAAGTAGTGAACAAGGCCATGGCAGCATCTCTGAGCGAGGGATGGTCTCTGCTCCTTCATCTTCTTGAGAGACGACAGGAAGTCCTAACACTGGCTTCGGACTTTTACAACAGAACACAGGAG
- the LOC137133301 gene encoding coiled-coil domain-containing protein 141-like isoform X4, with product MTTAETDETVECGRQEVGSIIIRDGGEKEGNKNPSFTTLSTIAIQAGRSQIVISILKSGSLVHLQLVQVHPGLCEIGLSKAENQTLIQEQQQLIEKLKKYEREVLAVVERSRQTEMKKRDEGMMEQKKSIKTKKEEVVNKAMAASLSEGWSLLLHLLERRQEVLTLASDFYNRTQEVRGLQRYENLGYPLILNPLVLGIRQPHKTDHGSSYRK from the exons ATGACAACAGCAGAAACTGATGAGACTGTGGAATGTGGAAGACAAGAGGTGGGAAGTAtcatcatcagagatggaggagaaaaggaaggaaacaaGAATCCTTCTTTCACCACTCTCAGCACCATTGCCATCCAGGCCGGCAGGTCACAGATAGTCATCTCTATCCTCAAG agTGGATCCCTGGTCCACCTCCAACTCGTACAGGTCCATCCTGGCCTCTGCGAGATTGGATTGAGTAAGGCTGAAAATCAGACACTGATCCaggaacagcagcagctgatagAGAAACTCAAG AAATATGAGAGGGAAGTGTTAGCTGTGGTTGAAaggagcagacagacagagatgaagaagagggATGAAGGGATGATGGAGCAGAAGAAGAGCATCAAAACTAAGAAGGAAGAAGTAGTGAACAAGGCCATGGCAGCATCTCTGAGCGAGGGATGGTCTCTGCTCCTTCATCTTCTTGAGAGACGACAGGAAGTCCTAACACTGGCTTCGGACTTTTACAACAGAACACAGGAGGTAAGAGGCCTCCAGAGATATGAAAACTTAGGATATCCTTTAATTCTCAATCCTTTAGTATTGGGAATCAGGCAACCACACAAAACCGATCATGGATCATCttacagaaagtaa
- the LOC137133301 gene encoding coiled-coil domain-containing protein 141-like isoform X1 yields MKRKESVKTEKHEKTGKSIRSMRKPSETDETVECGRQEVGSIIIRDGGEKEGNKNPSFTTLSTIAIQAGRSQIVISILKSGSLVHLQLVQVHPGLCEIGLSKAENQTLIQEQQQLIEKLKKYEREVLAVVERSRQTEMKKRDEGMMEQKKSIKTKKEEVVNKAMAASLSEGWSLLLHLLERRQEVLTLASDFYNRTQEVRGLQRYENLGYPLILNPLVLGIRQPHKTDHGSSYRK; encoded by the exons atgaaaagaaaggaatcagtgaaaacagaaaagcacGAGAAAACTGGAAAAAGTATTAGAAGTATGAGAAAACCTT CAGAAACTGATGAGACTGTGGAATGTGGAAGACAAGAGGTGGGAAGTAtcatcatcagagatggaggagaaaaggaaggaaacaaGAATCCTTCTTTCACCACTCTCAGCACCATTGCCATCCAGGCCGGCAGGTCACAGATAGTCATCTCTATCCTCAAG agTGGATCCCTGGTCCACCTCCAACTCGTACAGGTCCATCCTGGCCTCTGCGAGATTGGATTGAGTAAGGCTGAAAATCAGACACTGATCCaggaacagcagcagctgatagAGAAACTCAAG AAATATGAGAGGGAAGTGTTAGCTGTGGTTGAAaggagcagacagacagagatgaagaagagggATGAAGGGATGATGGAGCAGAAGAAGAGCATCAAAACTAAGAAGGAAGAAGTAGTGAACAAGGCCATGGCAGCATCTCTGAGCGAGGGATGGTCTCTGCTCCTTCATCTTCTTGAGAGACGACAGGAAGTCCTAACACTGGCTTCGGACTTTTACAACAGAACACAGGAGGTAAGAGGCCTCCAGAGATATGAAAACTTAGGATATCCTTTAATTCTCAATCCTTTAGTATTGGGAATCAGGCAACCACACAAAACCGATCATGGATCATCttacagaaagtaa
- the LOC137133301 gene encoding coiled-coil domain-containing protein 141-like isoform X2: MKRKESVKTEKHEKTGKSIRTETDETVECGRQEVGSIIIRDGGEKEGNKNPSFTTLSTIAIQAGRSQIVISILKSGSLVHLQLVQVHPGLCEIGLSKAENQTLIQEQQQLIEKLKKYEREVLAVVERSRQTEMKKRDEGMMEQKKSIKTKKEEVVNKAMAASLSEGWSLLLHLLERRQEVLTLASDFYNRTQEVRGLQRYENLGYPLILNPLVLGIRQPHKTDHGSSYRK; encoded by the exons atgaaaagaaaggaatcagtgaaaacagaaaagcacGAGAAAACTGGAAAAAGTATTAGAA CAGAAACTGATGAGACTGTGGAATGTGGAAGACAAGAGGTGGGAAGTAtcatcatcagagatggaggagaaaaggaaggaaacaaGAATCCTTCTTTCACCACTCTCAGCACCATTGCCATCCAGGCCGGCAGGTCACAGATAGTCATCTCTATCCTCAAG agTGGATCCCTGGTCCACCTCCAACTCGTACAGGTCCATCCTGGCCTCTGCGAGATTGGATTGAGTAAGGCTGAAAATCAGACACTGATCCaggaacagcagcagctgatagAGAAACTCAAG AAATATGAGAGGGAAGTGTTAGCTGTGGTTGAAaggagcagacagacagagatgaagaagagggATGAAGGGATGATGGAGCAGAAGAAGAGCATCAAAACTAAGAAGGAAGAAGTAGTGAACAAGGCCATGGCAGCATCTCTGAGCGAGGGATGGTCTCTGCTCCTTCATCTTCTTGAGAGACGACAGGAAGTCCTAACACTGGCTTCGGACTTTTACAACAGAACACAGGAGGTAAGAGGCCTCCAGAGATATGAAAACTTAGGATATCCTTTAATTCTCAATCCTTTAGTATTGGGAATCAGGCAACCACACAAAACCGATCATGGATCATCttacagaaagtaa
- the LOC137133301 gene encoding coiled-coil domain-containing protein 141-like isoform X5 yields the protein MKRKESVKTEKHEKTGKSIRSMRKPSETDETVECGRQEVGSIIIRDGGEKEGNKNPSFTTLSTIAIQAGRSQIVISILKSGSLVHLQLVQVHPGLCEIGLSKAENQTLIQEQQQLIEKLKKYEREVLAVVERSRQTEMKKRDEGMMEQKKSIKTKKEEVVNKAMAASLSEGWSLLLHLLERRQEVLTLASDFYNRTQEEALRSCGKQSSALS from the exons atgaaaagaaaggaatcagtgaaaacagaaaagcacGAGAAAACTGGAAAAAGTATTAGAAGTATGAGAAAACCTT CAGAAACTGATGAGACTGTGGAATGTGGAAGACAAGAGGTGGGAAGTAtcatcatcagagatggaggagaaaaggaaggaaacaaGAATCCTTCTTTCACCACTCTCAGCACCATTGCCATCCAGGCCGGCAGGTCACAGATAGTCATCTCTATCCTCAAG agTGGATCCCTGGTCCACCTCCAACTCGTACAGGTCCATCCTGGCCTCTGCGAGATTGGATTGAGTAAGGCTGAAAATCAGACACTGATCCaggaacagcagcagctgatagAGAAACTCAAG AAATATGAGAGGGAAGTGTTAGCTGTGGTTGAAaggagcagacagacagagatgaagaagagggATGAAGGGATGATGGAGCAGAAGAAGAGCATCAAAACTAAGAAGGAAGAAGTAGTGAACAAGGCCATGGCAGCATCTCTGAGCGAGGGATGGTCTCTGCTCCTTCATCTTCTTGAGAGACGACAGGAAGTCCTAACACTGGCTTCGGACTTTTACAACAGAACACAGGAG